One segment of Carya illinoinensis cultivar Pawnee chromosome 1, C.illinoinensisPawnee_v1, whole genome shotgun sequence DNA contains the following:
- the LOC122304074 gene encoding transcription factor PIF3-like yields the protein MPLSELYRMAKGKLDSNQEKNTTCSTDLSFLPENDLFELVWENGQILKQGQSSRARKSPTSNSLPSYCLPSHTVKTRDKDMGNGNSSKVGKFGVLDSVLSEIPMSVPSSEIDLSQDDDMMPWLNYPIDEPLQHEYCSDFLPEFSCVTVNEPSTDNNVSSDDKRNSCNMVCRDCHTDSVNDGGSLGQGDVSKVSQVGGGEATISRTSFRPFHSVSQQCQTSLPSLRSRVSDVTGNNTGNVMHHSLSGDSTRVASAADGFYSIQLQKKDPRPPGNNSNLMNFSHFSRPAALVKANLQNIGLMAGSGSSMQRIASKDKGSAAPSKNSPESTIIDSSSGSRKESSSHCQPVAFPSKVDLKPLDDKPVEEPIATIQSEAVCQQDASKNEKTSNQVLGESATKGLRDCEKTKEPVVPSSSVCSGNSVERASDDPTLNLKRKGHDTEESECHSEDVEQESVGTKKAAPGRGGTGSKRSRAAEVHNLSERRRRDRINEKMRALQELIPNCNKVDKASMLDEAIEYLKMLQFQVQIMSMGAGLYMPPMMLPTGMQQMSAPHMAHFSPMGLGMGMGMSFGMGMPDMNGGSSGYPMIQVPPVQGAHLPGPPISGRTAFHAMAGSNLQMFGLPSQGIPMSMPCAPIIPLSGGPLVKSAAGPNACGVVGPIENGDSALASTSKDPMQTINPQVTHSAGANSSMNETSKKCPSTNSAFESSTLVQNNGQAPDVTGNAALNCERK from the exons ATGCCTTTGTCTGAGCTGTATCGAATGGCTAAAGGGAAGCTAGATTCTAATCAAGAGAAGAACACAACGTGTTCAACTGATCTATCTTTTCT ACCTGAGAATGACCTTTTTGAGCTTGTATGGGAAAATGGTCAGATTTTGAAGCAAGGTCAGTCCAGCAGAGCAAGAAAGAGCCCAACTAGTAACAGCTTACCATCTTACTGTTTACCATCTCACACCGTTAAGACAAGAGATAAAGATATGGGAAATGGCAACAGTTCAAAGGTGGGGAAGTTTGGCGTCTTAGACTCTGTATTGAGTGAAATCCCAATGTCGGTGCCGTCTAGTGAAATTGATTTGAGTCAAGATGATGACATGATGCCTTGGTTGAATTATCCAATCGATGAACCTTTACAGCATGAATATTGTTCTGACTTCTTGCCTGAATTTTCTTGTGTCACTGTAAATGAACCATCCACCGATAATAATGTGTCATCTGATGACAAGAGAAATAGTTGTAATATGGTCTGTAGGGATTGCCATACTGATTCTGTAAATGATGGTGGGAGTTTAGGACAGGGGGATGTGTCAAAGGTTTCGCAAGTGGGAGGTGGCGAGGCCACAATATCTAGAACTAGTTTTCGTCCATTCCACTCGGTGTCACAACAATGCCAAACATCACTTCCATCACTTAGATCAAGGGTTTCAGATGTCACTGGCAATAATACTGGCAACGTCATGCACCACAGTCTGTCTGGAGATTCAACACGGGTTGCATCTGCTGCAGATGGATTTTATAGCATACAGTTGCAGAAGAAAGATCCAAGGCCGCCTGGCAATAACTCCAATCTGatgaatttttctcatttctcacGACCGGCTGCTCTTGTGAAAGCAAATCTTCAGAACATTGGCCTGATGGCTGGTTCGGGATCAAGCATGCAAAGGATAGCGAGCAAGGATAAAGGTTCTGCTGCACCTAGTAAAAATTCTCCTGAATCAACAATTATCGATTCAAGTAGTGGTTCCCGGAAAGAATCAAGTTCCCATTGCCAACCTGTCGCATTCCCATCTAAGGTTGATTTAAAACCACTGGATGATAAGCCTGTTGAGGAACCGATTGCCACTATTCAATCTGAGGCTGTTTGTCAACAGGATGCCTCTAAGAATGAAAAAACCTCCAATCAAGTCCTTGGGGAAAGTGCAACGAAAGGACTACGAGATTGTGAGAAGACTAAAGAGCCTGTTGTTCCTTCTTCTTCTGTTTGCTCAGGCAATAGTGTGGAAAGAGCTTCGGACGATCCAACACTTAATTTGAAGAGGAAAGGTCATGACACTGAAGAGTCTGAATGCCATAGTGAA GACGTTGAGCAGGAATCAGTGGGTACAAAAAAAGCAGCTCCTGGTCGAGGGGGTACGGGTTCTAAGAGAAGCCGAGCAGCAGAAGTGCATAATCTATCAGAAAGG AGGCGAAGAGATAGGATTAACGAGAAGATGCGTGCATTACAAGAACTCATACCAAACTGCAATAAG GTGGATAAAGCATCAATGCTTGATGAGGCCATTGAGTATCTTAAGATGCTTCAATTTCAAGTGCAA ATTATGTCCATGGGAGCTGGTTTGTATATGCCACCTATGATGTTACCGACAGGAATGCAACAAATGAGTGCACCTCATATGGCTCATTTCTCTCCCATGGGTCTTGGAATGGGAATGGGAATGAGTTTTGGGATGGGCATGCCCGACATGAATGGTGGATCTTCTGGGTATCCTATGATTCAGGTGCCCCCTGTGCAAGGAGCACATTTACCCGGCCCACCTATATCCGGACGCACTGCTTTTCATGCAATGGCAGGATCTAACCTTCAGATGTTTGGGCTTCCTAGTCAAGGAATTCCCATGTCGATGCCATGTGCACCCATAATTCCTCTGTCGGGAGGGCCTCTTGTGAAATCAGCTGCTGGACCGAATGCCTGTGGGGTGGTAGGTCCTATCGAAAATGGGGATTCAGCTCTAGCTTCCACCTCAAAGGATCCAATGCAGACCATTAATCCTCAAGTGACGCACAGCGCTGGTGCCAATAGCTCAATGAATGAGACATCTAAAAAG TGTCCAAGTACAAATTCAGCATTTGAATCGTCTACTTTGGTGCAAAATAATGGTCAAGCCCCAGATGTTACCGGCAATGCAGCTCTCAACTGTGAACGGAAATGA